One Lucilia cuprina isolate Lc7/37 chromosome 4, ASM2204524v1, whole genome shotgun sequence DNA segment encodes these proteins:
- the LOC111677700 gene encoding putative glutathione-specific gamma-glutamylcyclotransferase 2 encodes MSYESEINDIYNEKFKKLVEITDSQKVDITKDHKEIDALSHPPNNPDDIWIFGYGSLIWKVDFPCIDWQRGYICGYLRRFYQHSIDHRGVKVKPGRVVTLIPAKPEDRVYGVAYRVAAKDKDVVIKHLDFREKNGYQRCTVPFHVFPEDPNKSCIDIVIYIATPENESWAGSDDDSKIDKIAEQIFTSAGPSGRNRDYLFNLALAMNSLFPGVHDQHLVELEAAVKARIESDEVRLLEKALKTELAYCKQHVVQETSKEANDCDIKNNSNFCQAKVDHLVRFCMKIGWREYFLTKELYGIHSLNLWGDEDRRQS; translated from the coding sequence atgtCTTACGAATCAGAAATTAAtgatatttataatgaaaaattcaaaaaattggtAGAAATAACAGACTCCCAAAAGGTGGACATAACAAAGGACCATAAAGAAATTGATGCTTTAAGTCATCCCCCAAATAATCCAGACGACATTTGGATATTTGGTTATGGATCTTTAATATGGAAAGTTGATTTTCCTTGCATTGATTGGCAACGTGGTTATATTTGTGGCTACTTAAGACGCTTTTACCAACATAGTATTGATCACAGGGGTGTTAAAGTAAAACCTGGACGTGTTGTTACCCTAATACCAGCAAAACCCGAAGATCGTGTTTATGGTGTGGCATATCGTGTGGCAGCCAAAGATAAGGATGTTGTTATAAAACATTTGGATTTTCGTGAGAAAAATGGTTACCAACGTTGTACGGTACCATTCCATGTGTTTCCTGAGGATCCCAACAAAAGCTGTATAGACATTGTTATTTATATAGCAACACCCGAAAATGAGTCCTGGGCTGGCAGTGATGATGATAGTAAAATTGACAAAATTGCGGAACAAATTTTTACTTCCGCCGGACCAAGTGGCAGAAATCGTgattatttattcaatttggCTTTAGCGATGAATAGTCTATTTCCTGGAGTTCATGATCAACACCTTGTGGAATTAGAGGCAGCAGTAAAAGCTAGAATAGAAAGTGATGAAGTGAGACTCTTAGAAAAGGCTTTAAAAACTGAACTTGCCTATTGTAAGCAGCATGTAGTGCAGGAGACATCAAAGGAAGCAAATGACtgtgatataaaaaataactcaaACTTTTGTCAAGCAAAAGTGGATCATTTGGTTaggttttgtatgaaaattgggTGGCGTGAATATTTTCTAACCAAAGAACTGTATGGTATACATTCCTTAAATTTATGGGGCGATGAGGATCGCAGACaatcgtaa